A DNA window from Jaculus jaculus isolate mJacJac1 chromosome 1, mJacJac1.mat.Y.cur, whole genome shotgun sequence contains the following coding sequences:
- the LOC101601630 gene encoding steroid 17-alpha-hydroxylase/17,20 lyase produces MWELSALLLLALAYFFWSRVKPSDAKFPKSLPFLPVVGSLPFLPRHGHMHANLFKLQKKYGPIFSLRMGSIPMVIVGNHQLAKEVLVKKGKEFSGRPQMVTLDLLSHQGKGIAFSDSGAHWQLHRKLVLGTFALFRDGDYKLEKIICQEVSTLCDFLVTYNEKAIDLSLPVFASIINVICSICFNTSYKNGDPELMTIRTFTKGILNNLDQENLVDIFPWLKLFPNKALGMIKKYVEMRDGVFIKILEKHKEKFNSDSITNLLDLLIQAKMNADNNNGGPDHDSNMFSDTHILATVGDIFGAGVETTMSVVSWIVAFLLHNPEVKKKIHKEIDQNIGFSRTPTFNDRTHLLMLEATIREVLRIRPVAPMLIPHKANVDSSIGEFTIPKNTHVVVNLWALHHNEKEWPQPDRFMPERFLDPTGGHIITPSLSYLPFGAGPRSCVGEALARQELFLIMAWLLQRFDLEVPDNGQLPSLEGDPKVVFLIHPFQVRLKVRQAWKDAQAE; encoded by the exons ATGTGGGAGCTCTCGGCTCTCCTGCTGCTCGCCCTAGCCTATTTCTTTTGGTCCAGGGTAAAGCCCTCTGATGCCAAGTTCCCCAAGAGTCTTCCATTCCTGCCCGTGGTGGGCAGCCTACCATTTCTTCCCAGACATGGCCACATGCATGCCAACTTATTCAAGCTGCAGAAAAAATATGGCCCCATCTTTTCTCTGCGGATGGGTTCCATTCCTATGGTGATTGTTGGCAACCACCAGCTGGCCAAAGAAGTGCTTGTCAAGAAAGGCAAAGAATTCTCAGGGCGGCCCCAGATG GTGACTCTAGACCTCCTGTCCCACCAAGGAAAAGGCATCGCTTTTTCTGACTCCGGTGCCCACTGGCAGCTGCACCGGAAGCTGGTGCTGGGCACCTTTGCTCTGTTCAGGGATGGTGACTACAAGTTGGAGAAGATCA TATGTCAGGAAGTCAGCACACTGTGTGATTTTCTGGTCACCTACAATGAGAAGGCCATAGATCTGTCCTTACCTGTATTCGCGTCGATAATCAACGTTATCTGCTCCATCTGTTTCAACACTTCTTACAAGAACGGGGATCCTGAGCTGATGACCATTAGGACATTCACAAAGGGGATCCTGAATAATCTGGACCAAGAAAATCTAGTGGACATCTTCCCCTGGTTGAAG ctCTTTCCCAATAAAGCCCTGGGAATGATAAAGAAGTATGTGGAAATGCGAGATGGAGTGTTTATTAAAATATTGGAAAAGCACAAG GAGAAATTCAACAGTGACTCTATCACCAACCTGCTAGACCTACTGATTCAGGCCAAGATGAACGCAGACAACAACAATGGTGGCCCAGACCACGATTCCAATATGTTTTCGGACACGCACATCCTTGCTACAGTAGGGGACATCTTTGGGGCTGGTGTGGAGACCACCATGTCTGTAGTGAGTTGGATTGTGGCTTTCCTACTGCACAATCCCGAG GTAAAGAAGAAGATTCATAAGGAGATTGACCAGAATATAGGCTTTAGCCGGACACCAACTTTTAACGACCGGACTCACCTCCTCATGCTCGAGGCCACCATCCGAGAGGTGCTGCGCATCAGGCCTGTGGCCCCCATGCTTATCCCCCACAAAGCTAACGTTGACTCCAG CATCGGAGAGTTCACCATACCCAAGAACACACACGTGGTCGTCAACCTGTGGGCCCTACATCACAATGAGAAGGAGTGGCCCCAGCCAGACCGCTTCATGCCCG AGCGCTTCTTGGATCCGACAGGGGGGCATATCATCACGCCCTCCTTAAGCTACCTGCCCTTCGGAGCCGGTCCCCGCTCCTGTGTGGGGGAGGCCCTGGCCCGGCAGGAGCTCTTCCTCATCATGGCCTGGTTGCTGCAGAGGTTTGACCTGGAAGTGCCAGATAATGGGCAGCTGCCCAGCTTGGAGGGTGACCCAAAGGTGGTCTTTCTGATCCACCCTTTCCAAGTGAGGCTCAAGGTGCGCCAGGCCTGGAAGGACGCCCAGGCTGAGTAG